The genomic window gcgctctgggcactgtccggcggcagagctagatcatgcccatcgtgacagtgcggcgcgctcggctgtggcttgaatccgtcgaagatcaagtctccgcggatgtcagctgtgtagtttaaacttccaaatctaacctgatggccaggggcgtagctttcgatctgccccagatggccaagtgaattggcccgcaatgcaaagtcgccgaatacaaagatcagtccggggagaaaagtctcaaccTGGactgcgtcgtggttgatgatcgaagaagccatcgggcctaaaggtgacgacacagaggaactctcaatgaaagcaccaatgtcggtgtcaaaaccggcggatctcgggtagggggtcccgaactgtgcgtctaggcggatggtaacaggagacaagggacacgatgtttttacccaggttcggtccctctcgatggaggtaaaaccctactcctgcttgattaatattgatgatatgggtagtacaagagttgatctaccacgagatcagagaggctaaaccctagaagctagcctatggtatgattgttgttcgtcctacggactaaacctcttcggtttatatagacactggagagggctagggttacacagagtcggttacaatgggaggagatctacatatcgtatcgccaagcttgtcttccacgccaaggaaagtcctatccggacacgggacgaagtcttcaatcttgtatcttcatagtccggaagtccggccaaaggtcatagtccggccatccggacaccccctaatctaggactccctcaataaccaAAGCATGGTTAGCGACGACAAACAAAGGCAACCGGCGGCGGAGGTCGACACATATGAGCCGACAAGGACCTAGGAATGCAATTGTTGAGTGGGGTAGCTCCAGGGTATCTAGGGGATGATCTGGGATGAGGAAATTGAGCGGGGTTTCACCGGACATGACGGATTACACAGAATGGGCACAACGACCATTGTCGCTGGAGTTTAAACAATGGCAAGTTGAAAAATTTCTAAGTTGTAGTTTAATGATTGCTCACCTCCAAAACAAAAACACATGTATGCAATGTTACTCAAAGCTTTGCATTGGTGGATTTCTTACATTGTATCAATCAAATGTAGTGTTCCAAATTAGATTTCCTTCGTTCCGGCAAAAAGCAAAAGATTTCCTTACGGACTCAATGATTCGGGGCCGATCTGTCTTCTTaacgttagtttcaaaattttcaccaaagtCAGGAcaaataggctcacacagattgcgcattcggTGGTGCAGCTCTCTCAAACTGCTTTATGCCGGACataaacatcctagaaggggttgtggtctgatacgtctccgtcatatctataatttttgattgttccatgccaatattattcaactttcatatacttttggcaactttttatattatttttgggactaacatattgatccagtgcccagtgccagttcctgtttgttgcatgttttatgtttcgcagaaacccaatatcaaacggagtccaaacgggataaaaacggacggagaattattttggaatatttgtgatttttgggaggaagaatcaacgcgagacggtgcccgaggggggcacgagacagggggcgtgcccagggaggTAGGTGCGCCCTAGACTCtcctgggccccccgtaaggcgattgacgctcttcttttgccgcaagaaagctaattttatgagaaaaatctgggcgaaagattcaccccaatcagagttacggatctctggatataaaagaaacggtgaaggggcagaatcaggaaacgcataaacagagagatacatccaatctcggaggggctctcgcccctcccatgccatgggagccaaggaccagaggggagacccttctcccatctagggaggaggtcaaggaagaataagaaaaaggggggctctctcccccttgcttccggtggcgccggagcgctgtcgggggccatcatcatcaccgccatcttcaccaacacctctgccatcttcaccaacatctccatcaccttcccccatctatattcagcggtccactctcccgcaacccgctgtaccctctacttgaacatggtgctttatgcttcatattattatccaatgatgtgttgccatcctatgatgtctgagtagattttcgttgtcctatcggtgattgatgaattgctatgattggtgtgagttgcatgttttattatgggtgctgtcctatggtgctctccgtgtcacacaagcgtgagggatccccgctgtagggtttgcaatatgttcatgattttcttatggtgggtggcgtgagtgatagaaacacaaacccgagtaagtaggttgtttgcgtatgggataaaggggacttgatactttaatgctatggttgggttttaccttaatgatctttagtagttgcggatgattgctagagttccaatcataagtgcatatgatccaagaagagaaagtatgttagcctatgtctctcctcaaatagaattgcaatagtgattatcggtctagtaaagtagtcaattgcttagggacaattccacaactcctaccaccacttttccacactcgctatatttactttattagttctttatctaaacagcccctactttttatttacgtactctttattatcttgcaaacctatccatcaacacctacaaagtacttctagtttcatacttgttctaggtaaagcaaacactaagcgtgcgtagagtcgtattagtggcaggtaggacttgagagaatatttgttctatctttagctcctcattgggtttgacactcttacttatcaaaagaggctacattgatcctgtatacttgcgggttatcatggtccttcatgaaacgctccatgaaattcacacgaaaaaaactagatggagttgttttcaaggtggatttcgagaaagtgTATGATAAAGTcgaatggcctttccttcaacaggccatacgcatgaaaggttttgatgaagcctggcgacgaTAGGttgaatctttcacgcaaaaaagagtgttggaattaaagtgaatgacgacataggtcattatttccagacacataaggtcCTGAGACAAGGTGATTCGATGTCTCCTATCTTGTTCAATATTGTAGTGGATATGTTGGCAATTataataggaagggctaaggaggctggtcaggtgggtggcttggtgcctcatctggtGGATGGAGGTGTGTCCATCTtacagtacgccgatgatactatcatctttatggagcatgacttggtaaaagcaagaaatatgaagctggtgttatgcttatttgaacaattgaccgggttaaagattaactttcataaaagtgaattgttctgctttggaagagcCAAGGAGGAATAAGAGGTTTATAGGAAATTGTTGCGAATTGGGGGCCTTACCTTTTACGTATCTAGGTATACCAAtcatcatcgtaagctgacaagcagagaatggaagtgtattgaggatcgatttgagaagaaactgagttgctggaagggcaagctcatgttatacagaggccgattaattcttattaattcggttctcatgagtatgcctatgtttctcttgtcttTTTTCGAGGTTTCAATtggagttaggaaaaggctggacttctatcgatcccaattcttctggcagagtgatgagctaaaaagaaaatacagactcgccaaatgggatatcatttgtcgtccaaaagaccaagggggtcttggtattgaaaatcttgaagtcaagaatagatgtcttctcagcaagtggctgtacAAGTTATCTCTAGAGAGTGAAGCCACATGGGCAcagattctccgtagtaagtatCTTCACTCCAAAACATTGTCCAAAGTGACAGCAAGGCCGACAAATTCGCCTTTTTGGAAAGGGCTGATGAGAGTCAAATCAGCTTTTTTCAATAGGACAAAGTTTTTAATTGGAAATGGCGCCAGCacgcgtttctgggaggatacttggctaggaGAGACACCCCTTGCGCTTCAATACCCATTGCTCtatagtattgttcaacgacgCGACGCGTATGTTGCAACAGTACTTcagtcccccccccccctcaatattcagtttaggaggacACTAGCCGGTAATCATTGGGAAGTTTGGATCCATttagtgagtagactgatggaggtccaGCTGTCTCAACAAACCGATCAGTtgcgctggaagcttactaggacTGGGGAGTTTACAGTTAAATTGATGTATCTCGATGTTATCAATTCTAGctccattcctagttccaaacatgtttggaaagtcaaagttccgttgaaaattaaagtgtttatgtggtttgtacataaacaagtcatcttaACCAAGCACAATTTGGtaaagcgcaactggacaggacctactaggtgtagtttttgtgatcgggataaaactatcaaacacctttttcttgactGCCCACTGGCAAAAGTGCTATGACGGACGGTGCACatagcctttaatattactcctccgaatgctgtcagcacgttatttggaacgtggcttaacgggatagaggccgaaacagcgagacacattcgcgtaggagtatgtgctttattatgggcagtctggaactaCAGAAATGAcctggtttttaacagaacaacacatttttattttttgcaggttatcttctgaGTCACTGCGTTGAttcgtatgtggtcgctactcactccgacggaggccagagagcgtttggttactggatctatccgatgggagatggtagcacgggatattttcaaccgaTTTGGATGTCGGTCATGCAATAGAATAGGCAATTAGTTTTCTTATCTTGTTTATGCCGGCCGGTTGTGGCGCTATGATTGCTTTTTTAGGCTCTTTGTGAGCTCTTCTTTATTTTCATTGTGACTTTAAGACCTCTGTTAAACTATTTGCCTTCTAATAAAAGTTGGCTATATgtatcgttctgatgcagaggccggggagtcccctttttgaaaaaaaaactcaaTGATTCGTGGCTAGTGTCTccaaaggatgtcacgagagaaaCATGACAAACGATCGGCGGAAAATCTGCAGTGCACCAAAATTAGAAAAATGGAAGTAAAAATATAGCAGGTAGAGATCCACACACAGATACACATTACATTTGTTGAAAAAACTTGTTCTTTCTCTTTGTGTTCTTTTACCACTACTAGCAAGTATCAACCGTGAAGCAAACATACCTgcccgtttaatgtaaacatgaaCAGTTGATTCAGGCGTTTAATATAAACAAGAACAGTTGATCCAAGCTTGCCGCTGAATGATGGTTGCCAGCCATCATTTTGGTCATAAAATCATCGTAAAAAATAAGAATTATAGAAAACAGAATGTAAATGAATTGTAGATTTTTTTAGAGGTGTAGATTTTTGTAAGTTTTTTTAAGGGCTATAAAACAAGCCTGATTGGTATTACGGGCTTGATAGGCCCTACTTTTCTAATTCGGGCTGGACCTGGATGGGCCTTGGTTGACAGGCCATGGCCAGGGAGGGGAGGCATCGACTTTTCACTCCATCTCCATCGACCTGTGCCTCGATCCCCTTTCAATTCTTACCCAAACCCggatctcaaaaaaaaaaaaaaatcttacCCAAACCCTAAACCCGCGGAGACCAGGAATGGAAGGAGAGGCGCAGTCGCCGCTGGGTCTGGGCGGAACGGGGGGCGACGCGCAGCCGCCGCTGCGTCTGGACGGAACGGAGGGCGACGCGCAGCTGCCGTCGGCGTGTGTGTCCAAGGTGCTCGACGACGACAACCTCCTGACGGAGATCATCGTCCGCGTCGGCTTCCCCACCAGCCTCGTGCGCGCCGCCGGCGTCTGCAGGCGCTGGCTCAGCCACGCCTCCGATCGCGCTTTCCTCCGCCGTTTCCGCGAGCTCCACCCGCCCACACTCCTCGGCTTCTACATCAAAGGCCTCCATAAGGGGGCCACACGCTTTGTCCCAATGCTGCCTCAGCCCCCGGAGCTCGCTGCCGTCATCCGCCGCACAGACTTCCGCTTGGACACCTACGACTCAGATACCAATCAGATGTTGATGGCGGTCTGCCGGAACGGCAGCGTCGTCACCAGCTGGCACAAGGTAAAAAGCCCCAGAGATGAAATTGCATTTACAGTGCAATACCCGCTGTGCTATGGTAGAGATATGACCATCCTCCCAGGATTAAGCCTCACAATCGAGGAATCCGGTTACTCCACCACTTGGACACGGCTCTTCTCCAAAGAAGAAGGGGATGGCTTGTCCATCTTTTTTCTCGTCGTGGAGATCATAAGAAAACCTGTGCATGTGTATACGTTGCAAAATGGTGATGGTGCCTGGCCAAACATCTTACCTTGGCCGAC from Triticum aestivum cultivar Chinese Spring chromosome 3B, IWGSC CS RefSeq v2.1, whole genome shotgun sequence includes these protein-coding regions:
- the LOC123072234 gene encoding uncharacterized protein; amino-acid sequence: MEGEAQSPLGLGGTGGDAQPPLRLDGTEGDAQLPSACVSKVLDDDNLLTEIIVRVGFPTSLVRAAGVCRRWLSHASDRAFLRRFRELHPPTLLGFYIKGLHKGATRFVPMLPQPPELAAVIRRTDFRLDTYDSDTNQMLMAVCRNGSVVTSWHKVKSPRDEIAFTVQYPLCYGRDMTILPGLSLTIEESGYSTTWTRLFSKEEGDGLSIFFLVVEIIRKPVHVYTLQNGDGAWPNILPWPTATCIQDLVAELCCPATKSMR